One Halostella limicola genomic window carries:
- a CDS encoding TRAM domain-containing protein — protein sequence MEISNDILCLFSAEIEETRDSYVIEVPKREIDVGDVDENGAYRVALLAAASAGQDRSSPAREQRTEASATSPAPDRKSSGSTPPVTEGEQRTVEIEDIGEQGDGIARVDQGYVIIVPDTELRERVTIEITDVAETVAFGEVVERGEYYD from the coding sequence ATGGAAATTTCGAACGATATTCTCTGCCTGTTCAGCGCGGAGATCGAGGAGACGCGAGATTCGTACGTGATCGAGGTGCCGAAACGCGAGATCGACGTCGGCGACGTGGACGAGAACGGGGCCTACCGCGTCGCGTTGCTGGCCGCGGCGTCCGCGGGTCAGGACCGGTCGTCGCCGGCCCGAGAGCAGCGCACCGAGGCGTCCGCGACGTCCCCCGCCCCGGACCGCAAGTCGTCGGGATCCACTCCCCCCGTTACGGAGGGCGAACAGCGCACGGTCGAGATCGAAGACATCGGCGAGCAAGGCGACGGGATCGCCCGCGTCGACCAGGGCTACGTCATCATCGTCCCCGACACCGAGCTCCGGGAACGCGTCACGATCGAGATCACGGACGTCGCGGAGACCGTCGCGTTCGGAGAGGTCGTCGAGCGCGGGGAGTACTACGACTAG
- a CDS encoding MATE family efflux transporter — MFRLAWPIVVIQLLQVAYNVADTFWLGQLSADAVGAMSLAFPLIFLLISVAGGFTTAGSILVAQYTGAESDRSAGTVAGQTLSFVTLLAVVLSAVGYLLTRDLLGLLPSQAETTVRVVPLAADYMEILFLGLPFLFGFFVFSALMRGYGDTKTPMRVMVVSVALNVVLDPVLIFGWGPFAPMGIKGAALATIFSRGVASVLGIYVLFGTTAGPDVSVSDLVPELETVWEIVRIGTPSALEQSTSALAMITLTAMVVTFAPPVVAAYGLGNRLVSLVFLPAMGLGRATNTMVGQNLGAEQEGRAESAVWLAAKTAAGVMVVVAVVAALFPEPIVGVFIGAGTEGAAETVRLGSEYLRIRAVEFAFIGITQVLLGAYRGAGNTKTALAFSLITLWIGRVPTVYYLAFVAGWGATGVWVGMALGNVIGAITAGLWFTRGTWKERVIDEEADSDGGDGATAVGAAAEE, encoded by the coding sequence ATGTTCCGGCTCGCCTGGCCCATCGTGGTGATACAGCTCCTGCAGGTGGCCTACAACGTCGCCGACACGTTCTGGCTCGGCCAGCTCTCGGCCGACGCCGTCGGCGCGATGAGCCTCGCCTTTCCGCTCATCTTCCTCCTCATCTCCGTCGCCGGCGGCTTCACGACCGCGGGGAGCATCCTCGTCGCCCAGTACACCGGCGCGGAGAGCGACAGGTCCGCCGGCACCGTCGCGGGCCAGACGCTCTCGTTCGTCACCCTGCTCGCTGTCGTCCTGAGCGCCGTCGGCTACCTGCTGACGCGGGACCTGCTGGGCCTGCTGCCCAGCCAGGCCGAGACGACCGTACGCGTCGTCCCGCTGGCGGCCGACTACATGGAGATCCTGTTTCTCGGGCTCCCCTTCCTCTTCGGCTTCTTCGTCTTCTCCGCGCTGATGCGGGGGTACGGCGACACGAAGACCCCGATGCGCGTGATGGTCGTGTCCGTCGCGCTGAACGTCGTGCTCGACCCCGTCCTCATCTTCGGCTGGGGACCGTTCGCTCCCATGGGCATCAAGGGCGCGGCGCTTGCGACCATCTTCTCCCGCGGCGTCGCCTCGGTGCTCGGGATCTACGTCCTCTTCGGGACGACGGCGGGTCCCGACGTGAGCGTGAGCGATCTGGTGCCGGAACTCGAAACGGTCTGGGAGATCGTCCGCATCGGCACGCCGAGCGCGCTCGAGCAGTCGACCAGCGCGCTGGCGATGATCACGCTCACCGCGATGGTCGTCACCTTCGCGCCGCCGGTCGTCGCCGCCTACGGCCTCGGCAACCGCCTCGTCTCGCTCGTCTTCCTGCCCGCGATGGGGCTGGGTCGGGCGACGAACACCATGGTCGGCCAGAACCTCGGCGCCGAGCAGGAGGGCCGCGCCGAGTCCGCGGTGTGGCTGGCGGCGAAGACGGCCGCCGGCGTGATGGTCGTCGTCGCGGTCGTCGCCGCGCTCTTTCCCGAACCGATCGTCGGCGTGTTCATCGGCGCGGGGACCGAGGGGGCCGCCGAGACGGTCCGCCTCGGGAGCGAGTACCTCCGGATCCGGGCCGTCGAGTTCGCCTTCATCGGGATCACGCAGGTCCTGCTCGGCGCGTACCGCGGCGCCGGCAACACCAAGACCGCGCTCGCGTTCTCGCTTATCACCCTCTGGATCGGCCGCGTGCCGACGGTGTACTACCTCGCGTTCGTCGCCGGCTGGGGCGCGACCGGCGTCTGGGTCGGCATGGCGCTGGGCAACGTGATCGGTGCTATCACCGCGGGCCTGTGGTTCACCCGCGGGACGTGGAAGGAGCGAGTGATCGACGAGGAGGCGGACAGCGACGGCGGGGACGGAGCGACCGCGGTCGGCGCGGCCGCGGAGGAGTAG
- a CDS encoding response regulator, with protein MGKRSATNADILLVEDNPGDVRLIQEALGETPHNLHITRDGKEALDFLHQRNGFTDVPYPDIALLDLNLPRVDGIEVLEAIRSDPDLDRVRVIVLTSAQRKDTDIDPDAIGEDDFVTKPADPDEFMTLVRSRVAD; from the coding sequence ATGGGGAAACGATCCGCGACGAACGCCGATATTCTCCTGGTCGAGGACAACCCCGGTGACGTTCGACTGATCCAAGAGGCGCTTGGAGAGACGCCGCACAACCTGCATATCACGAGAGACGGCAAGGAAGCGCTCGATTTCCTCCACCAGCGGAACGGGTTTACCGACGTCCCCTACCCCGATATCGCCCTTCTCGACCTGAACCTGCCGAGAGTAGACGGCATCGAGGTCCTCGAGGCGATCCGCAGCGACCCCGATCTGGATCGTGTTCGAGTTATCGTCCTCACCAGCGCGCAGCGGAAGGACACCGATATCGACCCCGACGCGATCGGCGAGGACGATTTCGTCACCAAACCCGCCGACCCGGACGAGTTCATGACTCTCGTACGTTCGCGAGTCGCGGACTGA
- a CDS encoding PAS domain S-box protein, with amino-acid sequence MGPPSTSDVERNAWIRQQEVVAELGQRALESADIDELLHDAAARVADALNAEYAAVLDLRPDADEAVLRAGVGWPAELVRSATVPVDRGSMAGWALTAREAVVAADLRSEERFSRSELLAGQDAVSGIAAAVGSEGDPWGVLSVHATEQQLFTDHDAAFVENVAGLLASAVRTRRERSDPEEIYGRISDAFVALDDEWRFTHLNERARELIGREERTLVGEHVRDAFPDAVVRPFEDRFERAVREQETVSFEEYVPEPLDGWFEVRAYPSETGLSVYLRDVTERKRAQQQLAEERDMFAAGPTIVFRWRDEEGWPVEYVSRNVEDVLGYAPEELESGDVPYTDLLLDEEIDRVAREVEENTDGTTERFSHEPYRVRTKGGDVRWVKDTTKIVRDEAGGVDHYLGYLVDVTERKERERELRRYETIVETINDGIYVKDDAGRFTMVNEAYAEMLGYEPEELLGEHASLVVDEEVVEEARRTEASMLDGEEDNPVVEAEMKTASGDRLPAEATFAMLSTADGNEQRVGVVRDISDRKERERELERYERIVENLPVGVYRNTPGPDGEFVAANATLASIFDADSVEDLLEHDVSDLYPDPDQRAEFSRTLEREGIVEGHELKQETLDGETIWISVTAIRVEEDGEVYFDGTVQDITERKERQRKLKRTERRFEAIFEDPNILVGLLEPDGTVLDINRTAMEYIDADLADVTGEPFWETPWWGEGDDVAADVREWTERAAEGEYVDFQADLTRPDGERYTLEGFFRPVTNDDGEVVSIVVSDRDVTERKLREQALQESKNQLRALIDLLPVAVFVAESDGRIVEWNEAAKEIWGGEIVESDSVAEYDQYDGWWVDTGEPVEPEEWALARALQGEEVTDPDVIEIEGFDGERRTVLNHGMPVRDADGEVSRAVVTLIDITERKEYQRKLEESNERLEQFAYAASHDLQEPLRMVSSYLQLIEDRYADELDEDGREFLEFAVDGANRMRNMIQGLLKYSRVDTRGDSFEPVDLDDVLADVRSDLQVKIVESGADITVGDLPRVEGDEGQLRQLFQNLLDNAIEYSGDEPPRVRVAAERTGGRWTVSVSDEGIGIDPDDADAVFEVFESLHAPDEHGGTGIGLALCERIVERHGGEIRVSSEPGEGATFTFTLPAADDAGA; translated from the coding sequence ATGGGACCCCCCTCGACGAGCGACGTGGAGCGAAACGCCTGGATCCGACAGCAGGAGGTCGTCGCGGAACTCGGTCAGCGGGCACTGGAGTCGGCCGATATCGACGAGCTGCTGCACGACGCGGCGGCGCGCGTCGCCGACGCGCTGAACGCCGAGTACGCTGCGGTGCTGGATCTGCGTCCGGACGCCGACGAGGCGGTGCTGCGGGCGGGGGTCGGTTGGCCGGCGGAACTCGTCCGGAGCGCAACGGTGCCCGTCGACCGGGGCTCGATGGCGGGGTGGGCCCTGACCGCTCGGGAGGCGGTCGTCGCGGCGGATCTCCGGTCGGAGGAGCGGTTCTCCCGCTCCGAGCTCCTCGCCGGGCAGGACGCGGTCAGCGGCATCGCCGCCGCCGTCGGGTCGGAGGGGGACCCCTGGGGCGTCCTGAGCGTCCACGCGACGGAGCAGCAGCTGTTCACCGACCACGACGCGGCGTTCGTCGAGAACGTCGCGGGCCTCCTCGCGTCTGCCGTCCGAACCCGTCGGGAGCGCAGCGACCCGGAGGAGATCTACGGCCGCATCTCGGACGCGTTCGTGGCGCTGGACGACGAGTGGCGGTTCACGCACCTCAACGAGCGTGCCCGAGAACTGATCGGGCGGGAGGAGCGGACGCTCGTGGGCGAACACGTCCGCGACGCGTTTCCGGACGCCGTCGTCCGGCCGTTCGAGGACCGGTTCGAGCGCGCCGTCCGCGAGCAGGAGACGGTGTCGTTCGAGGAGTACGTCCCCGAGCCGCTCGACGGGTGGTTCGAGGTCCGTGCGTACCCCTCCGAGACGGGGCTGTCGGTGTACCTCCGGGACGTGACCGAGCGCAAGCGGGCCCAACAGCAGCTGGCCGAGGAGCGCGACATGTTCGCGGCCGGCCCGACGATCGTCTTCAGGTGGAGGGACGAGGAGGGCTGGCCGGTCGAGTACGTCTCCCGGAACGTCGAGGACGTGCTCGGCTACGCACCAGAGGAGCTCGAGTCCGGGGACGTGCCGTACACCGACCTGCTCCTCGACGAGGAGATAGACCGGGTCGCCCGGGAGGTCGAGGAGAACACCGACGGGACGACCGAGCGGTTCAGTCACGAGCCGTACCGCGTCAGGACGAAGGGCGGCGACGTGCGGTGGGTGAAAGACACGACGAAGATCGTCCGCGACGAGGCCGGCGGCGTCGACCACTACCTCGGCTATCTGGTCGACGTCACCGAGCGCAAGGAGCGCGAGCGGGAGCTGCGACGGTACGAGACCATCGTCGAGACGATCAACGACGGCATCTACGTGAAAGACGACGCGGGGCGGTTCACGATGGTCAACGAGGCGTACGCGGAGATGCTCGGCTACGAGCCCGAGGAGCTGCTCGGCGAGCACGCCTCGCTCGTCGTCGACGAGGAGGTCGTCGAGGAGGCGCGACGGACGGAGGCGTCGATGCTCGACGGCGAGGAGGACAACCCCGTGGTCGAAGCGGAGATGAAGACGGCGTCGGGCGACCGGCTCCCGGCAGAAGCGACGTTCGCGATGCTCTCGACGGCCGACGGTAACGAACAGCGCGTCGGCGTCGTCCGCGACATCTCGGACCGGAAGGAGCGCGAGCGCGAGCTCGAACGGTACGAGCGGATCGTCGAGAACCTGCCGGTGGGCGTCTACCGCAACACGCCCGGGCCGGACGGGGAGTTCGTCGCGGCGAACGCCACGCTGGCGTCGATCTTCGACGCAGACTCCGTGGAGGATCTGCTGGAACACGACGTCAGCGATCTCTACCCCGACCCCGATCAACGCGCCGAATTCAGCCGGACGCTGGAGCGCGAGGGGATCGTCGAGGGCCACGAGCTGAAACAGGAGACGCTCGACGGGGAGACGATCTGGATCTCGGTGACCGCGATCAGGGTCGAGGAGGACGGCGAGGTGTACTTCGACGGGACCGTACAGGACATCACCGAGCGCAAGGAGCGCCAGCGGAAGCTGAAGCGGACGGAGCGGCGCTTCGAGGCGATCTTCGAGGACCCGAACATCCTCGTCGGCCTGCTCGAACCCGACGGGACGGTGCTCGACATCAACCGGACGGCGATGGAGTACATCGACGCGGATCTCGCCGACGTCACCGGCGAACCGTTCTGGGAGACGCCGTGGTGGGGCGAGGGCGACGACGTGGCGGCCGACGTCAGGGAGTGGACCGAGCGGGCGGCGGAGGGCGAGTACGTCGACTTCCAGGCCGACCTCACCCGGCCGGACGGGGAGCGCTACACCCTCGAAGGGTTCTTCAGACCGGTGACGAACGACGACGGTGAGGTGGTGTCGATCGTCGTCTCGGACCGCGACGTGACCGAGCGCAAACTGCGCGAGCAGGCGCTGCAGGAGAGCAAGAACCAGCTCCGGGCGCTCATCGACCTGCTCCCTGTCGCCGTCTTCGTCGCCGAGTCCGACGGCCGCATCGTCGAGTGGAACGAGGCCGCAAAGGAGATCTGGGGCGGCGAAATCGTTGAGTCCGACTCCGTCGCCGAGTACGACCAGTACGACGGCTGGTGGGTGGACACCGGTGAGCCGGTCGAGCCCGAGGAGTGGGCGCTCGCCCGGGCGCTGCAGGGCGAAGAGGTGACCGACCCGGACGTGATCGAGATCGAGGGGTTCGACGGGGAGCGCCGCACGGTCCTGAACCACGGCATGCCGGTCCGCGACGCCGACGGCGAGGTGAGCCGCGCGGTCGTCACCCTCATCGACATCACCGAGCGCAAGGAGTACCAGCGCAAGCTGGAGGAGTCCAACGAGCGCCTCGAACAGTTCGCCTACGCGGCCTCTCACGACCTGCAGGAACCGCTGCGGATGGTCTCCAGTTACCTCCAGCTGATCGAGGACCGGTACGCCGACGAACTCGACGAGGACGGCCGCGAGTTCCTGGAGTTCGCGGTCGACGGCGCCAACCGGATGCGGAACATGATCCAGGGGCTGCTGAAGTACTCGCGGGTCGACACGCGCGGGGACTCCTTCGAGCCGGTCGACCTGGACGACGTCCTCGCGGACGTTCGCAGCGACCTGCAGGTGAAGATCGTGGAGAGCGGCGCCGACATCACCGTCGGGGACCTCCCCCGCGTCGAGGGCGACGAGGGGCAGTTGCGTCAGCTGTTCCAGAACCTGCTTGACAACGCGATCGAGTACAGCGGCGACGAGCCGCCGCGGGTCCGCGTCGCGGCCGAGCGGACCGGCGGGCGCTGGACCGTCTCGGTCAGCGACGAGGGGATCGGCATCGATCCGGACGACGCGGACGCGGTCTTCGAGGTGTTCGAGAGCCTCCACGCGCCCGACGAGCACGGCGGAACCGGGATCGGCCTCGCGCTGTGCGAGCGGATCGTCGAGCGCCACGGCGGCGAGATCCGGGTGTCGTCCGAACCCGGCGAGGGGGCGACGTTCACCTTCACGCTGCCGGCCGCGGACGACGCCGGGGCGTGA
- a CDS encoding metallophosphoesterase, translating to MLDDEPVYYVISDLHIGGDEQLEHVEFLDELLDFLVGLESTDENAELVINGDAFGLWEFTAIEGMEKFDALVESYPELFEQLRATGENVPITLVPGNHDHELAAYDEYVERFARYNVDLVQDESITRPVGGRTIHFEHGHQRDPNNRIEDWGNPHATPLGYFYNTLVTSRAGKLSDRGRYNWLRDVQAVTPTERMPVWLLSKFFYREMHPLLRYSLVPFLLLFNISAVLAVLAGLDLAGIWSVPVERVPAFLGQFGRAGEAAWFLLATNVAVAGLLVLVGIPLYFIRRDVRKTIDRFGVFETELTVDAEEPYEEAAREVFDERPETAVFCYGHTHRPRLRSIDGGLLVNTGTWLKRLHRRDGIIGVLPPVFYPSYQLCAVRIAADSDGVAVEFEEIEKPSPKSEELTLTERLLTLGRKPNPELPDRAVVESGEAVTTAEAVEESEAR from the coding sequence GAGCTCGTGATCAACGGCGACGCGTTCGGGCTCTGGGAGTTCACCGCCATCGAGGGGATGGAGAAGTTCGACGCGCTCGTCGAGAGCTACCCGGAGCTGTTCGAACAGCTCCGCGCGACCGGCGAGAACGTCCCGATAACGCTGGTGCCGGGCAACCACGACCACGAACTGGCCGCCTACGACGAGTACGTCGAGCGGTTCGCCCGGTACAACGTCGACCTCGTGCAGGACGAGTCGATCACCCGCCCCGTCGGGGGGCGGACGATCCACTTCGAGCACGGCCACCAGCGGGACCCGAACAACCGCATCGAGGACTGGGGGAACCCTCACGCGACGCCGCTGGGCTACTTCTACAACACCCTCGTGACCAGTCGGGCGGGGAAGCTCTCCGACCGCGGGCGGTACAACTGGCTGCGGGACGTGCAGGCGGTCACGCCGACCGAGCGGATGCCCGTGTGGCTGCTCTCGAAGTTCTTCTACCGGGAGATGCACCCGCTGCTGCGGTACTCGCTGGTCCCGTTCCTGCTGCTGTTCAACATCAGCGCGGTGCTCGCGGTGCTGGCCGGGCTGGACCTCGCCGGCATCTGGTCGGTGCCGGTCGAGCGCGTTCCGGCGTTTCTCGGGCAGTTCGGGCGCGCCGGCGAGGCGGCCTGGTTCCTGCTCGCGACCAACGTGGCCGTCGCCGGCCTGCTGGTGCTCGTCGGGATCCCGCTGTACTTCATCCGCCGGGACGTCCGGAAGACGATCGATCGGTTCGGCGTCTTCGAGACGGAGCTCACGGTCGACGCCGAGGAGCCGTACGAGGAGGCCGCCCGCGAGGTGTTCGACGAGCGGCCGGAGACGGCGGTCTTCTGCTACGGCCACACGCACCGACCGCGGCTGCGGTCGATCGACGGCGGGCTGCTCGTCAACACCGGGACGTGGCTGAAGCGCCTCCACCGTCGCGACGGCATTATCGGCGTCCTGCCGCCGGTGTTTTACCCGTCCTACCAGCTGTGCGCCGTCCGCATCGCCGCCGATAGCGACGGCGTCGCCGTCGAGTTCGAGGAGATCGAGAAGCCGAGCCCGAAGTCGGAGGAGCTCACTCTCACGGAGCGTCTGCTCACGCTCGGTCGGAAGCCGAACCCCGAGCTCCCGGACCGAGCGGTCGTCGAGAGCGGGGAGGCCGTCACGACCGCCGAAGCGGTGGAGGAGTCTGAGGCGCGGTAG
- a CDS encoding cytochrome P450, translated as MSGAKRPPTPDGVPLLGNGLAFSRDPFGSVAAWADEGDVVHLRFPGRSLYMVTGPDLVEQVLVEQQGKFTIGREQRETFDGFEDDAVTASTGDRWKRLRRALQPAFTWEGIQKYGTRMSRRTADHVARWESGDQLDLLEEMRLLTLRILGDTLLGVDIEGDEAVVLDAADALVDRADPRRFGQLLPGWVPTPTERRFDRAVGRLDEYVTSVLADRSPGSGDVESVLLAAHERGDLSTAEVRDNATALLLAGHDSSAVTLTYAWYELSRHASVREPVAAECESVVGNGLPGAEDFDALRKTRNVVRETLRLYPPAWAVNREATETVVLGEYEIPAGAQVMLPQWAVHRDDRFWEDPEAFDPSRWARDAERPEYAYFPFSGGPRHCVGMRFARLELVLALATMITRVDLDVSVTEPLTFSPSLSLRPETDVEAVVRRP; from the coding sequence ATGAGCGGAGCGAAACGGCCGCCGACCCCGGACGGTGTGCCGCTGCTCGGAAACGGGTTGGCGTTTTCGCGGGACCCGTTCGGCTCGGTCGCGGCGTGGGCCGACGAGGGCGACGTGGTCCACCTGCGGTTTCCCGGACGTTCGCTGTACATGGTGACCGGGCCGGACCTCGTCGAGCAGGTGTTGGTAGAACAGCAGGGGAAGTTCACCATCGGCCGAGAGCAGCGGGAGACGTTCGACGGCTTCGAGGACGACGCGGTCACCGCGTCGACGGGCGACCGGTGGAAGCGCCTCCGGCGGGCGTTGCAGCCGGCGTTCACCTGGGAGGGTATCCAGAAGTACGGGACTCGGATGTCCCGACGCACCGCCGACCACGTCGCACGCTGGGAGAGCGGCGACCAGCTCGACTTATTAGAGGAGATGCGGCTGTTGACGCTTCGCATCCTCGGCGATACGCTCCTCGGGGTCGACATCGAGGGCGACGAGGCAGTGGTGCTAGACGCCGCGGACGCGCTCGTCGACCGAGCTGATCCCCGCCGGTTCGGGCAGCTCCTGCCCGGGTGGGTGCCCACACCGACGGAACGTCGGTTCGACCGGGCGGTGGGGCGACTCGACGAGTACGTCACCAGCGTACTGGCCGACCGTTCGCCCGGCAGCGGGGACGTCGAATCGGTCCTGCTCGCCGCACACGAGCGCGGCGACCTCTCGACGGCGGAGGTACGCGACAACGCGACGGCGCTGCTGCTGGCGGGACACGACTCCTCGGCGGTGACGCTGACGTACGCGTGGTACGAGCTGAGTCGCCACGCCAGCGTTCGCGAACCGGTGGCCGCGGAGTGCGAGTCGGTCGTCGGAAACGGGCTCCCCGGCGCCGAGGACTTCGACGCGCTGCGGAAGACGCGAAACGTCGTCAGGGAAACGCTTCGACTGTATCCCCCGGCGTGGGCGGTGAACCGCGAAGCGACCGAGACGGTCGTGCTCGGCGAGTACGAAATCCCCGCGGGCGCCCAGGTGATGCTCCCGCAGTGGGCGGTCCATCGCGACGACCGCTTCTGGGAGGACCCGGAGGCGTTCGATCCGTCGCGGTGGGCGCGCGACGCCGAGAGACCGGAGTACGCCTACTTTCCGTTCAGCGGCGGCCCGCGCCACTGCGTCGGGATGCGGTTCGCCCGCCTCGAACTAGTCTTAGCGCTGGCGACGATGATCACTCGCGTCGACCTCGACGTCTCTGTCACCGAACCGCTGACGTTCTCGCCCTCGCTCTCGCTGCGACCGGAGACCGACGTCGAGGCGGTCGTTCGCCGGCCCTGA
- a CDS encoding ring-cleaving dioxygenase, with amino-acid sequence MTDPTPTPGIHHVTCIAGDPQRNLDFWVETLGLRLVKRSINQDDPGTYHFFFADAEGTPGTSMTFFPWEDMPQGKVGSGQVSRTAFRVPEGCLDYWEDRFDERGVDYDDRVERFGETVLPFRDPDGLPVELVAVDVPEDDPTVPWTEFVPEEAAIRGFHSVTLWLADPDPTKDLLRSMGLEEVGTEEAQGDTPGDERTRFAASGPVGKYVDVLPTIEGGRQGHGTVHHVAFQTSTDEDQTAMRKVVRSKGLSPTQQINRHWFRSVYFREFGGVLFELATKDPGYTSDEPLDELGERLVLPGEFEERREQIEAGLPDVTIPRAETIEADD; translated from the coding sequence ATGACAGATCCCACGCCTACCCCCGGCATCCACCACGTGACGTGCATCGCGGGCGACCCGCAGCGAAACCTCGACTTCTGGGTCGAGACGCTCGGCCTCCGCCTCGTCAAGCGGTCGATCAACCAGGACGACCCCGGGACGTACCACTTCTTCTTCGCGGACGCGGAGGGGACGCCCGGGACGAGCATGACGTTTTTCCCGTGGGAGGACATGCCCCAGGGGAAGGTCGGCTCCGGGCAGGTCTCCCGGACCGCCTTCCGCGTCCCCGAGGGCTGCCTCGACTACTGGGAGGACCGCTTCGACGAGCGCGGCGTGGACTACGACGACCGCGTCGAGAGATTCGGCGAGACCGTCCTCCCCTTCCGGGACCCCGACGGCCTGCCGGTCGAACTGGTCGCGGTCGACGTTCCCGAGGACGACCCGACCGTCCCGTGGACGGAGTTCGTCCCGGAAGAGGCCGCGATCCGCGGGTTCCACTCGGTGACGCTCTGGCTGGCTGACCCCGACCCGACGAAGGACCTGCTCCGGTCGATGGGGCTGGAGGAGGTCGGTACGGAGGAGGCCCAGGGCGACACGCCGGGCGACGAGCGGACCCGCTTCGCCGCGAGCGGTCCCGTCGGCAAGTACGTTGACGTGCTGCCGACCATCGAGGGCGGGCGGCAGGGGCACGGCACGGTCCACCACGTCGCCTTCCAGACCTCCACCGACGAGGACCAGACGGCGATGCGCAAGGTCGTCCGGTCGAAGGGGTTGAGCCCGACCCAGCAGATAAACCGCCACTGGTTCCGGTCGGTCTACTTCCGAGAGTTCGGCGGCGTGCTGTTCGAACTCGCCACGAAGGACCCGGGCTACACCAGCGACGAACCCCTCGACGAACTCGGCGAGCGCCTCGTGCTGCCCGGGGAGTTCGAGGAGCGGCGCGAGCAGATCGAGGCCGGACTGCCGGACGTGACGATACCGCGGGCCGAGACGATCGAAGCCGACGACTGA